The following are encoded together in the Brassica napus cultivar Da-Ae chromosome A9, Da-Ae, whole genome shotgun sequence genome:
- the LOC106422070 gene encoding receptor-like protein kinase HSL1, whose protein sequence is MHLLFLLLILPTVYSLNQEGFILQQVKHSLDDPLSSLASWNPQDDSPCRWSGVYCGGDFTSVTSIDLSGAKLSGPFPSVICHLSRLSDLSLYDNDINSTLPLDIGACKSLQTLDLSQNLLTGELPHTLADLPFLTSLDLTGNNFSGDIPASFGRFENLEVLSLVYNLLDGTIPPFLGNITSLKMLNLSYNPFTPGRIPPELGNLTSLEVLWLTECRLLGEIPDSLGRLTELVDLDLALNDLVGPIPRSLRGLKSVVQIELYNNSLTGAIPPELGELKSLRLFDASMNQLTGSIPEELCRVALESLNLYENNLEGEVPESLASSPNLYELRLFGNRFTGELPRDLGRNSPLKWLDVSQNEFSGELPPELCGKGELEELLIIHNSFSGPLPESLGDCRSLTRVRLAYNRFSGQVPAGFWGLPHVYLLELVNNSFSGEVSKTIGGASNLSQLILTNNEFTGSLPEEIGSLDNLNQLSAGGNKFSGSLPDSLMNLDELGTLDLHGNRFTGELSPKIKSWKKLNQLNLAGNRFSGQIPVEIGNLSVLNYLDLSGNLFSGNIPVSLQSLKLNQLNLSYNRLTGELPPSLAKEMYKNSFLGNPGLCGDIKGLCGSGDEAKNKGYVWVLRSIFVLAVMVFVAGLAWFYFKYKTFKKERAVERSKWTLMSFHKLGFSEHEILESLDEDNVIGAGASGKVYKVVLTNGETVAVKRLWTGGSVKEAGDTDPEKGERRGVKDEAFEAEVETLGKIRHKNIVKLWCCCTTRDCKLLVYEYMPNGSLGDLIHSSKGGTLGWQTRFKIILDAAEGLSYLHHDCVPPIVHRDVKSNNILIDGDYGARVADFGVAKVVDLTGKAPKSMSGIAGSCGYIAPEYAYTLRVNEKSDIYSFGVVILEIVTRKRPVAPELGEKDLVKWVCSTLDQKGVEHVIDPKLDSCFKEEISKILNIGLLCTSPLPINRPSMRRVVKMLQEIGGGDDESHNKTKDGKLTPYYNEEASDQGSIA, encoded by the exons ATGCATCTACTCTTTCTCCTCCTGATTCTTCCGACAGTTTACTCCCTAAACCAAGAAGGCTTCATCCTTCAACAAGTCAAACACTCTCTCGACGACCCACTCTCCTCTCTCGCCTCCTGGAACCCTCAAGACGACTCGCCTTGTCGGTGGTCCGGCGTCTACTGCGGCGGAGACTTCACTTCCGTCACTTCCATCGACCTCTCCGGCGCCAAACTCTCCGGCCCTTTCCCCTCCGTCATCTGCCACCTCTCCAGACTGTCGGACCTCTCCTTGTACGACAACGACATCAACTCCACGCTCCCCCTCGACATCGGAGCTTGCAAGAGTCTCCAGACTCTAGACCTTTCCCAGAATCTCCTCACCGGCGAGCTTCCCCACACCCTCGCGGATCTCCCCTTCTTGACGTCCCTCGACTTGACCGGAAACAACTTCTCCGGCGACATTCCGGCGAGTTTCGGCCGGttcgaaaacctcgaggttctCTCTCTCGTCTACAATCTCCTCGACGGGACCATCCCTCCGTTCCTCGGGAACATCACCTCGCTCAAGATGCTCAACCTGTCGTACAACCCGTTTACTCCGGGTCGGATCCCGCCGGAGCTCGGGAACCTGACGAGCCTCGAGGTCTTGTGGCTCACGGAATGTCGTTTACTCGGGGAGATACCCGACTCGCTGGGCCGACTCACCGAACTCGTTGACTTAGACCTCGCGCTCAACGACCTGGTGGGTCCCATCCCTCGCTCGCTACGCGGGTTGAAGAGCGTCGTGCAGATTGAGCTCTACAACAACTCCTTGACCGGAGCGATCCCGCCGGAGCTCGGGGAGCTGAAGTCGCTGAGACTTTTCGACGCGTCGATGAATCAGTTGACCGGGTCTATACCGGAGGAGCTCTGCCGCGTGGCGCTGGAGAGTTTGAATCTTTACGAGAACAATCTCGAAGGCGAGGTTCCGGAGAGTTTAGCTTCGTCTCCCAACTTGTACGAGCTCAGGCTCTTCGGAAACCGCTTCACCGGCGAGTTGCCTCGTGACCTCGGCCGCAACTCGCCGTTGAAGTGGCTAGACGTTTCCCAAAACGAATTCTCCGGCGAGTTGCCGCCGGAGCTCTGCGGGAAAGGGGAGCTGGAGGAGCTTCTGATTATCCACAACTCGTTCTCAGGCCCTTTACCGGAGAGCCTTGGAGATTGTCGTAGCTTGACGCGTGTCCGGTTAGCGTATAACCGGTTTTCCGGTCAAGTTCCCGCCGGTTTCTGGGGGTTGCCTCATGTTTACTTGCTTGAGCTCGTCAACAACTCCTTCTCCGGTGAAGTTTCGAAGACCATCGGAGGCGCGTCGAATCTCTCGCAGTTGATACTTACCAACAATGAGTTCACCGGGTCTTTGCCGGAGGAgattgggtctttggacaaccTTAATCAGTTGTCGGCGGGTGGAAACAAGTTCAGTGGCTCTTTGCCTGATAGCTTGATGAATCTCGATGAGTTAGGTACTCTTGATCTTCACGGTAACCGGTTTACGGGGGAGTTGTCTCCTAAAATCAAATCGTGGAAGAAGCTAAACCAGTTGAATTTAGCCGGTAACCGGTTCTCCGGTCAAATCCCGGTCGAAATCGGAAATTTGTCGGTCTTGAACTATCTTGATCTTTCGGGAAACCTTTTCTCCGGCAACATCCCTGTTTCGTTACAGAGTTTGAAGCTAAACCAGCTGAACCTGTCGTATAACCGGTTAACCGGTGAGCTACCGCCTTCTTTAGCTAAGGAGATGTACAAGAACAGCTTCCTCGGGAACCCGGGACTGTGCGGGGACATAAAGGGTCTGTGTGGCTCTGGGGATGAAGCTAAGAACAAGGGCTATGTATGGGTTCTCAGATCGATATTCGTACTTGCGGTAATGGTGTTTGTCGCGGGACTTGCTTGGTTCTACTTCAAGTACAAGACTTTCAAGAAAGAAAGAGCTGTGGAGAGATCAAAGTGGACGCTTATGTCATTCCACAAACTCGGGTTCAGTGAGCACGAGATTCTCGAAAGCTTGGATGAAGACAATGTGATTGGAGCCGGAGCTTCGGGTAAGGTCTACAAGGTTGTACTCACCAACGGAGAAACCGTGGCGGTTAAACGTTTATGGACAGGAGGATCAGTTAAAGAAGCAGGAGACACTGATCCAGAGAAAGGCGAGAGACGTGGAGTCAAAGACGAGGCCTTTGAGGCTGAAGTTGAGACGTTGGGTAAGATTAGGCATAAGAACATTGTGAAGCTATGGTGTTGCTGCACCACGAGAGATTGCAAGCTATTGGTTTATGAGTACATGCCTAATGGTAGCTTGGGAGATTTGATTCATAGCAGCAAAGGAGGAACGTTGGGATGGCAAACTAGGTTTAAGATCATCTTAGATGCGGCCGAGGGGCTTTCCTATCTTCACCATGATTGTGTGCCTCCGATTGTGCATAGAGATGTTAAGTCCAACAACATTTTGATCGATGGAGACTATGGTGCAAGAGTTGCTGATTTTGGAGTGGCTAAAGTGGTGGACCTGACCGGAAAAGCTCCTAAGTCCATGTCAGGGATCGCTGGCTCATGCGGTTATATTGCACCAG AATACGCATACACGCTCCGTGTGAACGAGAAGAGTGATATCTACAGTTTCGGGGTAGTCATACTTGAAATAGTGACTAGGAAACGCCCGGTTGCTCCGGAATTAGGAGAAAAAGATTTGGTGAAGTGGGTCTGCTCGACGTTGGACCAGAAAGGCGTAGAGCATGTGATAGACCCGAAGCTTGACTCTTGTTTCAAAGAAGAGATAAGCAAAATCCTCAACATTGGGCTTCTCTGCACGAGTCCCTTGCCCATAAACCGACCCTCAATGAGACGTGTGGTCAAGATGTTGCAAGAAATCGGCGGTGGAGACGACGAGAGCCATAACAAGACTAAGGATGGAAAGTTAACACCTTACTACAATGAAGAAGCCTCAGACCAGGGAAGTATAGCTTGA
- the LOC106422021 gene encoding NAC domain-containing protein 10 yields the protein MSWCDGSDDLNLERASNIDHPSIQLKDQSQSCVTSRPDSKIIVESPIMTCSSCGHKMHQQDDQVGSIKDLPSLPAGVKFDPSDKEILMHLEAKVSSDKRKLHPLIDEFIPTLEGENGICYTHPEKLPGVSKDGQVRHFFHRPSKAYTTGTRKRRKVSTDEEGHETRWHKTGKTRPVLSQSGEAGFKKILVLYTNYGRQKKPEKTNWVMHQYHLGHSEDEKDGEPVLSKVFYQTQPRQCGGSTETKPKNLVNLNRFSYENLQGGFSYEHGGKSEDTTQVIRELVVRDGDGSCSFLSFTCDASKGKDSFMKNQ from the exons ATGAGCTGGTGTGATGGTTCAGATGACCTCAATCTTGAAAGAGCATCCAATATTGATCATCCATCGATTCAACTCAAAGATCAATCTCAATCATGTGTCACGAGCCGTCCAGATTCAAAGATTATCGTTGAATCTCCCATTatgacttgttcttcttgtggacATAAGATGCATCAACAAGACGACcag GTTGGCAGCATCAAAGATTTACCAAGTTTACCGGCAGGAGTCAAATTCGACCCGTCGGATAAAGAGATCCTTATGCACTTGGAGGCGAAGGTTTCATCCGATAAGCGGAAGCTTCATCCGTTGATCGATGAGTTTATACCTACACTTGAAGGAGAGAATGGAATTTGTTATACGCATCCTGAGAAACTTCCTG GAGTAAGCAAAGACGGGCAAGTACGACACTTCTTCCACCGGCCGTCAAAGGCTTACACGACCGGAACACGAAAACGTAGAAAAGTGAGCACAGACGAGGAAGGGCACGAGACACGGTGGCACAAAACGGGAAAGACCCGACCAGTTTTGTCTCAGTCAGGAGAAGCTGGTTTCAAGAAGATCCTAGTGCTCTACACGAACTACGGTCGCCAGAAGAAGCCCGAGAAGACGAACTGGGTGATGCATCAGTATCACTTAGGCCACAGTGAGGACGAGAAAGACGGCGAACCAGTTCTCTCTAAAGTCTTCTACCAAACACAGCCTAGGCAATGTGGAGGATCGACCGAAACTAAACCTAAGAATCTCGTAAACCTAAACCGGTTCAGTTATGAAAATCTTCAGGGCGGTTTTTCGTATGAGCATGGAGGGAAAAGCGAAGACACGACGCAGGTGATTCGAGAGTTGGTGGTTCGTGACGGCGATGGGTCATGTTCGTTTCTTAGTTTTACTTGTGATGCAAGTAAGGGTAAAGACAGCTTCATGAAGAATCAATGa